In the Acidimicrobiales bacterium genome, GCTGGTCGCGCGGGTGCGGGCCCAGCTGCGCGAGCGGGCGGCCTGGGCCGACGCCGTCGAGCGGCGGCTGGCCGAGCGTTCGGCCATCGCCGCCGCCCTCTGCCGCATGCACCCGGAGATCTCGGCCGAGCGGACGGCCGAGGCGCTGTGCGCCGAGCTGTGCGAGCTGCGCGACCTCGCCGGCGCCGCCGTGATCGGGTTCACGGCGGACGACGTGGCCGTCCCCCTCGGCGTCAAGGGCATCCCGCCTCCGGGACTCCGCGCGGGCATCCCGCTCCCGCCGGCCACCGCCGCCCGGCTGCGGGCCAACGCCCGCACCGGGCCCTGGGTCGAGACGGTGGACGGGGCCAGGGCCTGGGCGCCCTTCGGCCCCGCCGGTGACCCGCTCGGCCTCCTCGTCCTGAGCGGGAACGGAAAGGTTCGTGGCGGCCCGGCGAGCGGCGCCCAGGTGCTGGCGGCGGCCATCGACTTCGCCGCCGTCGCCGGCGGCCTGGTGACGCCGGCGCTCCTCGAGGGCGGGGGGTACGACGCGCGCGCCCACCTGGCCGAGGTCCTCCGCCGCGAGGCGTTCTCGCCCGTCTTCCAGCCCATCGTGACGCTGGCGACAGGGTCGGTGATCGGCTTCGAGGCGCTCACACGCTTCGCCGACGGGTCCCATCCCCAGGCCCGCTTCGCCGAGGCGACCGCCCTCGACCGGGGCATCGACCTGGAGACCGCGACGATCACGGCCGCGCTACGGGCCTCGTCGGGCCTCCCGCCGGGATGCTGGGTGAGCGTCAACGTCTCCCCTGCGCTCGTGCTCGACCGGCGCGTCCTGCCGCGGCTCCTCGGGGGGGGCCGGCTCAAGGTCGTCCTCGAGATCACCGAGCACGACCCCGTGGAGGACTACGCCGAGCTCGGCGCGGCGCTGGCCGACCTGCGGCCATTGGCCGGGTTGTCGGTCGACGACGCCGGCTCGGGCTTCGCCAGCCTCCGACACGTCGTCACCCTCGAACCCGACTTCGTGAAGCTCGATCAGTCCTGGGTCACGGGGATCCACGCCGATCCGGCCCGTCAGGCCCTGGTGGCCGGCCTCGCCCACTTCGCCGGCAAGACCGGGAGCGAGCTGATCGCCGAGGGCGTCGAGACGGATACCGAGCGGGGCACGCTGACCGAGCTCGACGTCGACATGGCCCAGGGATTCCTCTTCGGCCGGCCCCGCCCGGCCGATGCCGACTGACACCACTGGGGCCGCCCTCGGCCCGCCCCGTGCTCAGTGGCTCTGCAGCACGGCGTC is a window encoding:
- a CDS encoding EAL domain-containing protein encodes the protein MVDDDPSVRMLLSITLTDAGLAVEEAASGGEALDLVRRRSYSVVLLDNNMPGMTGMSVLTRLRSEESTRTLPVLIVTAEEDVAARVNGLQQGADDYIIKPFHPAELVARVRAQLRERAAWADAVERRLAERSAIAAALCRMHPEISAERTAEALCAELCELRDLAGAAVIGFTADDVAVPLGVKGIPPPGLRAGIPLPPATAARLRANARTGPWVETVDGARAWAPFGPAGDPLGLLVLSGNGKVRGGPASGAQVLAAAIDFAAVAGGLVTPALLEGGGYDARAHLAEVLRREAFSPVFQPIVTLATGSVIGFEALTRFADGSHPQARFAEATALDRGIDLETATITAALRASSGLPPGCWVSVNVSPALVLDRRVLPRLLGGGRLKVVLEITEHDPVEDYAELGAALADLRPLAGLSVDDAGSGFASLRHVVTLEPDFVKLDQSWVTGIHADPARQALVAGLAHFAGKTGSELIAEGVETDTERGTLTELDVDMAQGFLFGRPRPADAD